One Amaranthus tricolor cultivar Red isolate AtriRed21 chromosome 1, ASM2621246v1, whole genome shotgun sequence DNA window includes the following coding sequences:
- the LOC130826149 gene encoding endoglucanase 24-like, with product MKNVNYCNFLVTFLLLIFSRKQKLVYCYHDYQEALTKCIIFFEGQRSGYLPQDQRVGWRAHSGLGDGSEKGLDLTGGYYDAGDNVKFNFPMAFTTTMLAWSVVEFGEIMPLNELRNSLVAIKWATDYLLKTIAEPNRIYVQVGDPLSDHDCWERPEDMDTKRTVYVVDAPNPASDVAGETAAALAAASMAFRSADPGYSETLIRNAIKAFQFADSYRGAYSDNSDIRGGVCPFYCDFDGYQDELLWGAAWLRRATQDDVYLNYVGSNAHTLGADDNINEFGWDNKHAGLNVLVSKEVLEGSLYTLQLYKSSADSFMCTLIPETSSYHIEYTPGGLIYRPGGSNLQHATTLSFLLLVYAKYLDKNSQTVNCGSVNVGPETLRKIAQRQVNYILGENPMGMSYMVGYSLKYPQKIHHRGSSMPSIKAHPQPIACKEGSIYYNSSEPNPNVHIGAIVGGPGEDDLYEDNRADFRKSEPTTYINAPFVGALAYFAANPNPLS from the exons atgaaaaacgtTAATTATTGTAATTTCTTGGTTACATTTTTGCTACTAATTTTTAGTAGAAAGCAAAAATTGGTATATTGTTACCATGATTACCAAGAAGCACTAACAAAATGTATAATTTTCTTTGAGGGTCAAAGGTCGGGTTACCTTCCCCAAGACCAACGGGTCGGGTGGCGGGCTCACTCGGGTCTTGGGGATGGGTCCGAGAAAGGGCTTGACCTAACCGGCGGGTATTACGACGCCGGTGATAATGTTAAGTTTAACTTTCCAATGGCATTCACCACTACAATGTTAGCATGGAGTGTGGTGGAATTTGGGGAGATAATGCCTCTTAATGAGTTGAGGAATTCCTTGGTTGCTATCAAGTGGGCCACTGATTACCTCCTTAAGACCATTGCTGAGCCTAATAGGATCTATGTTCag GTGGGTGATCCTCTTAGTGACCATGATTGTTGGGAGAGGCCGGAGGACATGGACACTAAAAGGACAGTCTATGTGGTTGATGCACCAAATCCGGCTTCCGATGTAGCCGGAGAGACTGCGGCAGCCTTGGCAGCCGCTTCAATGGCGTTCCGATCAGCCGATCCCGGCTACTCGGAAACGTTGATTAGAAATGCTATCAAGGCATTTCAATTTGCTGATAGTTATAGAGGAGCTTATAGTGATAATTCAGATATAAGAGGTGGTGTTTGCCCCTTTTATTGCGACTTTGATGGATATCAG GATGAGCTACTATGGGGAGCAGCATGGCTGAGAAGGGCTACTCAAGATGATGTATACCTTAATTATGTGGGAAGCAATGCCCATACTCTTGGGGCTGATGACAATATTAATGAATTTGGATGGGATAATAAACATGCTGGCCTTAATGTATTAGTCTCTAAG GAAGTGCTAGAAGGAAGCTTGTATACACTCCAACTATACAAATCATCAGCAGATAGCTTTATGTGCACTTTAATTCCAGAAACTTCTTCATACCACATTGAGTACACCCCTGGTGGCTTAATCTACCGGCCAGGAGGCAGCAATCTCCAACATGCTACCACACTTTCTTTCCTCTTACTCGTATACGCGAAATACCTCGACAAAAACTCGCAAACCGTCAATTGTGGCTCCGTTAATGTGGGCCCGGAGACGCTCCGGAAAATTGCTCAAAGGCAGGTTAACTACATTTTGGGTGAAAACCCTATGGGCATGTCTTACATGGTAGGATACAGTCTTAAGTACCCTCAAAAAATTCATCATAGAGGCTCTTCTATGCCATCTATTAAGGCCCACCCTCAGCCCATTGCATGCAAAGAGGGGTCCATTTATTATAATTCATCTGAGCCCAACCCAAATGTCCACATCGGTGCTATAGTGGGCGGGCCGGGTGAAGATGACTTGTACGAAGACAATCGGGCTGATTTTAGAAAGTCCGAGCCCACTACATATATTAATGCTCCATTTGTGGGGGCCCTAGCTTATTTTGCTGCTAATCCAAACCCACTtagttaa